One genomic window of Nicotiana sylvestris chromosome 10, ASM39365v2, whole genome shotgun sequence includes the following:
- the LOC138879640 gene encoding uncharacterized protein has protein sequence MCPETAAMMRWHVNERLNYGNIRHLADGEAWKDFDSLHPDFSSDPRNVRLGLSSDGFNPFWTINISHSTWPVMLMNYNISPWICMKPEYIMLSMIIPGPLSSGNDIHVYLQPLIEELKELWEMGIDTFDAVTNQTFRMRAALLWTVSDFPALAMLSGWSTKGKLACPTCNYDTCSQYLKHSHKMCYLGHRRFLSVDHPFRRDKKSFDGKEEHRLAPTPLTGEEVFEELIEFNNIFGKGAKKGLGVLRAHGKRDPFSLNYGKSKDHENSRYDLQEMGIRKELQPKPNNNGTVAVRKVLPKNVSLSLIRLENFFRAICSKVIRKRDLEKMQSEIVEITCELEKNFHPTFFDIMPHLPIHLVNEIKLWGADHFRWMYPIERNLCKYKAFVRYRSCLEASIAEGFLADECLTFCSRYLHDGVKTKFSRYQTVDDEYSQNLSPLFSNIGHPIGSKKQNTFLMDSQLYFEAHRYALFNTGDEQMEKFIEEHKNLIVNHSRSNAWERARNHSREFSNWFKEKVKNIVVPDYLLWLAKGPNMVSKRYTAYFINGYQFHTKERDSQGKTQNSGVTLSSTTDSFASARDQNPIDGEIIYYGAIRDIIEVDYWGCFSVVLFRCDWFRNEIDDYGLTRVYFNRLGSTDDPFVLASQFYQVFYVEDPTEKDVYYARNKGDCYLSVKCLTISWSFLSVVTNMSCDVAIFEEILIVMNQEGCSSKNKKLSNLIPAGSLASLRNQKVSLLTTKRTSQAIRSNENEERQLESRSQKEPFMKMKKDNQKLRRFRKDLNCKKKCGKCH, from the exons ATGTGTCCTGAAACGGCTGCTATGATGAGATGGCATGTTAATGAACGACTCAATTATGGAAATATAAGACATCTTGCTGATGGGGAAGCTTGGAAGGATTTTGATTCTTTGCACCCGGATTTCTCTAGTGATCCTCGTAATGTTAGATTGGGTCTTTCAAGTGATGGTTTCAACCCGTTTTGGACGATAAACATTTCTCATAGCACGTGGCCTGTTATGTTAATGAACTATAATATATCACCGTGGATTTGCATGAAGCCAGAGTATATAATGTTGTCTATGATCATTCCAGGTCCATTGTCTTCGGGAAATGATATACATGTGTACCTACAACCATTAATTGAAGAATTGAAGGAACTATGGGAAATGGGGATAGACACGTTTGATGCTGTAACCAACCAAACTTTTCGAATGCGTGCTGCCTTATTGTGGACAGTTAGTGATTTTCCAGCATTAGCTATGCTTTCAGGATGGAGCACTAAGGGGAAATTGGCATGCCCCACTTGCAATTATGACACATGCTCTCAATATCTCAAGCATAGTCACAAGATGTGTTACTTGGGTCATCGAAGATTTTTGTCTGTTGATCATCCATTTCGAAGAGATAAGAAGTCATTTGATGGTAAAGAGGAGCATAGACTTGCACCTACTCCTTTGACCGGTGAGGAAGTGTTTGAAGAGCTGATTGAATTCAACAATATCTTTGGAAAGGGAGCTAAAAAAGGCCTCGGAGTGCTAAGGGCCCATGGAAAAAGAGATCCATTTTCTTTGAATT ATGGAAAGTCAAAGGACCATGAAAATTCTCGCTATGACTTGCAAGAAATGGGGATACGAAAGGAGCTACAACCAAAACCAAACAATAATGGAACT GTTGCTGTTAGAAAAGTGTTGCCCAAGAATGTTTCATTGTCCTTGATTAGGTTGGAAAATTTCTTTAGAGCTATATGTAGTAAGGTCATAAGGAAAAGAGATCTTGAAAAAATGCAGTCTGAAATTGTTGAAATAACATGTGAGCTTGAAAAAAATTTCCATCCAACATTTTTTGACATAATGCCACATTTGCCTATTCATTTGGTGAATGAAATTAAGCTTTGGGGGGCGGATCATTTTCGTTGGATGTATCCCATTGAGAGAAACCTATGTAAGTACAAGGCGTTTGTACGCTATCGATCTTGTCTAGAAGCGTCAATAGCAGAGGGGTTTTTGGCTGACGAGTGCTTGACTTTTTGTTCGAGATACCTACATGATGGTGTCAAGACAAAATTCAGTAGGTACCAAACTGTGGATGATGAGTACTCTCAAAATTTGTCACCTTTATTCTCTAATATAGGCCATCCAATTGGAAGTAAGAAACAAAATACTTTTCTCATGGATTCACAGTTATATTTTGAAGCACATCGATATGCTCTGTTCAATACTGGAGATGAGCAAATGGAAAAGTTTATCGA GGAACATAAGAATTTAATTGTTAATCACAGTAGATCAAATGCATGGGAAAGAGCAAGGAATCATAGTCGGGAATTCAGTAATTGGTTTAAGGAGAAAGTTAAAAATATTGTAGTGCCAGATTATTTACTATGGCTAGCCAAAGGACCTAATATGGTGTCCAAAAGGTATACTGCATATTTTATTAATGGATACCAATTTCATACCAAAGAACGGGATTCCCAAGGCAAGACTCAAAATAGTGGAGTGACTTTATCGTCAACAACTGATAGTTTTGCTAGTGCTAGGGACCAAAATCCCATCGATGGTGAGATTATCTATTATGGAGCTATTCGGGATATCATTGAGGTTGATTATTGGGGTTGTTTTAGCGTTGTACTATTTAGATGTGATTGGTTTCGTAATGAAATAGATGATTATGGGTTAACTCGGGTGTATTTCAATAGATTAGGCAGTACAGATGACCCTTTTGTGTTGGCATCACAATTTTATCAAGTTTTTTATGTGGAGGATCCAACTGAAAAAGATGTTTATTATGCAAGGAATAAA gGAGATTGTTATCTATCTGTTAAATGTCTTACAATATCATGGTCATTTTTGAGTGTTGTGACTAATATGTCATGTGATGTTGCTATTTTTGAAG AGATTTTAATAGTCATGAATCAAGAAGGGTGTTCaagcaaaaataaaaaactaTCCAACCTTATTCCAGCTGGATCACTTGCATCTTTGCGAAACCAAAAGGTTTCGTTGTTGACAACAAAGAGAACCTCTCAAGCTATAAGGTCtaatgaaaatgaagaaagaCAATTAGAATCTCGATCACAAAAAGAACCTTTCATGAAAATGAAGAAAGACAATCAGAAGCTGAGAAGGTTTCGCAAAGATCTCAACTGCAAGAAAAAGTGCGGCAAGTGCCATTGA